CGGCAACACGGCGATGATGATCTTCCCGCTCGCCCACATTATTCACTATATCAGCCGTTTTATGACGCTGTTGCCGGGGGACGTCGTGTCCACCGGAACGCCGCCCGGGGTCGGTATGGGGATGACGCCGCAAACTTTCCTCAAGGCAGGGGATGTCGTCGGCCTTGGCGTCGAAGGGCTGGGCGCGCAGCGTCAGGTTTGCGTCGATGAGGCGCGATCGTCTGCTTAGGGCAGCATCGGTTGTGGTTTTTGGGCCAATTGTTCGGGGTCGATGGGTTCGGATTGGAGCGCCTGACGCACCCGACGTTCCAGCGTGGCGTGGGATATCGGCTTAACCAGGAACCCGTGGATACCTAGTTTCACGGCGTCGTGAACGTGGCGTTCTTCGCTGTGTCCGGTGACGATGACAACGGGGATATTGGGATTATCGGCCTCGCGACTGGCGCGCAGCATGGCGATAAACTCGAAGCCGTTGACCAACGGCATCTCAAGATCGCAAATCACGACGTCGATGGCGTGTGTCGTGCTTTCGATCCGGTTGAGACCTTCCGCGCCATCTTCCGTGGTCACCACGCTGGAAAACCCGATATCGTGCAGCAGCGCGCTGAGCAGACGGCGCATGAAGTATTCATCGTCGATGACGAGGGCGGTCAATCCCGCAAAGTCGCTTTTGTTCATGCTGGATGGCCTCGATCTTGCGGTATTGCAGACGGTGATATTCATTTTGGGACATGGGTATCGCCATATCCTAGGGCAAGGAAAAGTCATATTTTTTCGAGATGTCACCCGCGTCGGCGTGAATCGACAGGCTGGCTTTTTCCGGCTAAAGCGGTCTATAATCGACGCCTGAGGGAGACGCCGATGGATATCCTCGATCGTTCTCAACGCCGCAAGTTTTTCCCCAAGGGACGCCAGGGAAGCGATGCCGCCGAGGCCCGAGTACGGGCGCTCCTGGAGGGGCGTTCGCTCGCCCGCGAAGAGCTCATCGAAAACCTCCATGTCGTGCAGGATGCCCATGGCGCGATCGAGGCGGATCATTTGGCGGCGTTGGCCGAGGTGATGAAGCTGTCGCAGGCCGAAGTCTACGAGGTCGCCAGTTTCTACGCCCATTTCGACGTTTCGCGCCCCGAGC
This genomic window from Varunaivibrio sulfuroxidans contains:
- a CDS encoding response regulator, translated to MNKSDFAGLTALVIDDEYFMRRLLSALLHDIGFSSVVTTEDGAEGLNRIESTTHAIDVVICDLEMPLVNGFEFIAMLRASREADNPNIPVVIVTGHSEERHVHDAVKLGIHGFLVKPISHATLERRVRQALQSEPIDPEQLAQKPQPMLP